One genomic window of Punica granatum isolate Tunisia-2019 chromosome 1, ASM765513v2, whole genome shotgun sequence includes the following:
- the LOC116205269 gene encoding uncharacterized protein LOC116205269 yields MRNIAKWRCQLTKYNIEYVSRTSVKGQAIADHLAEFPINDDTPINADFPDEGILRVDDEKDEPTWKMYFDGAVNSTGSGVGAVLISPDRRHYSVAAKVDFSCTNNVAEYEACILGLREAIDFKVKGLKVFGDSMLTIFQTLGQWKTKDAKLVPYHEYLEELAKSFEKISFTYTSRTKNQFADALATLASMASITKGNLIEPLEIRIAKGLAHCNAIETTDAKPWYEDIKHLL; encoded by the coding sequence atgaggaacatcgcaAAATGGCGCTGCCAACTAACAAAGTATAACATTGAGTACGTGTCCCGTACGTCAGTCAAAGGGCAAGCAATCGCCGACCAcctagcagaattcccgattAATGACGACACACCGATAAATGCCGACTTCCCAGACGAAGGAATCCTTCGAGTAGATGACGAGAAGGATGAGCcaacatggaagatgtacttcgacggGGCGGTCAATTCTACAGGCTCCGGAGTTGGGGCGGTGTTGATATCCCCGGACAGACGCCATTATTCGGTTGCTGCAAAAGTGGACTTCTCTTGCACCAATAAcgtggccgagtacgaggcatgcattCTCGGTCTGCGAGAGGCAATCGACTTCAAGGTAAAGGGGTTGAAAGTAttcggtgactccatgctcacGATCTTCCAAACGCTGGGGCAATGGAAAACAAAGGACGCAAAGTTAGTCCCATACCATGAGTATCTCGAGGAGTTAGCAAAAAGCTTTGAGAAGATCTCATTCACCTACACTTCGCGTACGAAGAATCAATTCGCAGACGCGCTCGCAACACTCGCATCCATGGCGAGCATCACAAAGGGGAACCTCATCGAGCCCCTTGAGATCAGGATCGCCAAAGGTCTGGCCCATTGCAACGCAATCGAGACAACCGACGCTAAGCCATGGTACGAG